The Paenibacillus sp. G2S3 region GGCTTGGTGAAATTGAAAAAACCTAAATATACAACGTTTATAACGAATGAGGAAATCAGGATAGAACGTGGATTGAATTTTTTGGCATGCTTTTGAAATAAGAGAAACAAAGCATAAAACTGAAAAATAATGAGGATAAAATAGCCGTGAAAATCTCCTAGTAATAAATGCCGCCAGAGGAAATACCAAAAAGCCTGAAGAAGCGGAATCCCTTCACTGCTTGCCATATCCAATCCTTTTAACCCTGCGTATAAAGCCCCGAAAAAAAAGTAGGGAAGTAATATATACTTGATCCGTTTCTCCCAAAATCTCGCGGGAATTCTATCCGGGTAAGCAAAAGACAATACGAATTGGGAGATAAATACGAATACGGGCGTGCCAAATGTAAGTAGTAGACCCACTGACTCTACCCAAGGCGTATTACCATCGTCATAGACGCGATATAAAGCATGCAGCAGCGCTATACTTAAGCAGGCTATACTACGCAGAACAAACATTTCTGAATTTAATTTTCGTTCCATAGGGATAACCCCTTTCGATATTTACGATTAATGGTCCACAGTACTGCCTACGGTCAATCGGGCCGCAATCGTCTTCTCCAACCCCTGGTGAAGGTCATGGTTAGGAGACCAGGACATCAACTCATGGGCTTTCCTATTGTTCAAGTAGCTGTGAAGAATATCGCCCGGCCGAGCCTGTTCATAAGTTTTCTGGGATTCTCGACCTGTAATACCGCCTATCATCTCCACAATCGTATTAATGGAGGTAGCCACCCCGCAGCTAATATTTATGATCTGATTATCCGCAGTGTCACCTGTACAAGCCGCATCTACAAACGCTTGTGCGACATCCTCAACATACACAAAATCTCTGGTCTGTTCTCCATCCCCATAGATCACAAGCTCCTTACCTTGCTTTAAGCGATCCAGAAAAATTGAAACGACACCCGCTTCGCCATGCGAGCTTTGCCGAGGTCCATATACGTTCGCAAGACGGAGAATGGTGTACTTCAGCCCATGCATGCTGGCAAACATCCGTATATAGGACTCAGGGACGCTTTTTGATACCCCATAACAAGATTCAGGATTTAAGGGATGTTTCTCGTCAATGCTCAAATATTCAGGATTACCGTATACAGCAGCCGATGAGGCGTACACGATCTTCTCAACCTGATGCGCCTCACACATCCGCAGGACGTTTAGTGTGCCAACAATATTCACATTCGCATCAAACAAAGGATTCCGCTGTGATTCTCTTACGTCGATCTGTGCAGCCAGATGAATGACCGCATCCGGCTTCTCACGGCTAAAAACTTCGCCCACTGTCTCATCCCGAATATCGTACGGATATAAAAGTGCGGAAGGATTT contains the following coding sequences:
- a CDS encoding NAD-dependent epimerase/dehydratase family protein, translated to MLVTGGLGFIGSHVVDRLIREGIETVIVDNLSGASGSFYRNPSALLYPYDIRDETVGEVFSREKPDAVIHLAAQIDVRESQRNPLFDANVNIVGTLNVLRMCEAHQVEKIVYASSAAVYGNPEYLSIDEKHPLNPESCYGVSKSVPESYIRMFASMHGLKYTILRLANVYGPRQSSHGEAGVVSIFLDRLKQGKELVIYGDGEQTRDFVYVEDVAQAFVDAACTGDTADNQIINISCGVATSINTIVEMIGGITGRESQKTYEQARPGDILHSYLNNRKAHELMSWSPNHDLHQGLEKTIAARLTVGSTVDH